Proteins from one Deinococcus sp. AB2017081 genomic window:
- a CDS encoding PASTA domain-containing protein, giving the protein MPGAFTITTATNTVTLGPDRQGEAAFVVTNVSGRPIQGRALLTWQPPATDRAAWASVQGDTERVFPIAGTQQYAVKFTLPSTAPEGQHILRLDMQDVTSPDDVVQGQSVTLQVAAPPPKKPFPWWVVIVAAVVLLGGIGAFVLLRPKPATVPVVAGQSLVKAQELIAAAGLRVAEPLKAENSDTLAQGLVIRSEPAEGTTQARGTAVTLVASSGPATFPMPNVVGSAASAAVIALQQAGITKFALDRRYSETVPAEQVIDTTPGAGQLVTKAGEVRVAVSLGPCRRGTLACRRVISPVLISPNLRFRNDMLRVPDQP; this is encoded by the coding sequence ATGCCCGGAGCGTTCACCATCACCACCGCCACCAATACCGTGACCCTGGGCCCCGATCGCCAGGGCGAGGCGGCCTTCGTGGTCACCAACGTCAGCGGCCGTCCCATCCAGGGCCGCGCCCTGCTGACGTGGCAGCCCCCGGCCACCGACCGCGCCGCGTGGGCGAGTGTGCAGGGCGATACCGAGCGGGTCTTCCCGATCGCGGGCACCCAGCAGTACGCGGTGAAGTTCACCCTGCCGTCCACGGCCCCGGAGGGCCAGCACATCCTGCGCCTGGACATGCAGGACGTGACCTCGCCCGACGACGTGGTGCAGGGCCAGAGCGTGACCCTCCAGGTGGCCGCACCCCCGCCCAAGAAACCCTTTCCGTGGTGGGTGGTGATTGTGGCCGCCGTGGTGCTGCTGGGGGGCATCGGCGCGTTCGTGCTGCTCCGGCCGAAGCCGGCGACCGTGCCGGTCGTGGCGGGCCAGAGCCTCGTGAAGGCCCAGGAGCTCATCGCGGCCGCCGGCCTGAGGGTCGCGGAGCCGTTGAAAGCTGAGAACAGTGACACGCTGGCGCAGGGGCTGGTCATCCGAAGCGAACCGGCCGAGGGAACGACCCAGGCGCGGGGCACCGCCGTGACCCTGGTCGCGTCCAGCGGCCCGGCCACCTTTCCCATGCCGAATGTCGTGGGCAGCGCGGCGTCGGCGGCCGTCATTGCCCTTCAACAGGCCGGCATCACGAAGTTTGCGCTCGACCGCAGGTACTCGGAGACGGTGCCCGCCGAGCAGGTGATCGACACGACGCCGGGGGCCGGCCAGCTGGTCACGAAGGCCGGCGAGGTCAGAGTGGCCGTGTCGCTCGGCCCGTGCCGGCGGGGCACCCTGGCCTGTCGGCGCGTCATCTCCCCGGTGCTGATCAGTCCGAACCTGCGGTTCCGCAACGACATGCTGCGGGTTCCTGATCAGCCGTGA